The Tautonia plasticadhaerens nucleotide sequence CGCGACGCTCGGCCGAGATTCGTTGCGCAGCGTGACGACGGGATCGGGGCTCTCGGGAGGCACGGGCAGCGACCTGCCTCTGAGCAGCTCGACGTGCTCCCTCATCCCCCAACGCGCCTGGTAGAGGCAGTCCTCGACCGAGTGTCCGACGCCGGTGAATCCCTCCAGTTCGGGGGAATAGAATCCGAAAAACGTCGGGTCCTCGGTCGCCTCGATGACCAGCGAATATGGCAAGTCGATCATGGAATACGCCTCATGGCATGTCGATGCCGGCGGCCTTGAGGATCGCGCGCATGGTACCGACCGGGACCTCGCGTGAGCCGTGGTAATCGACCCGGACAAGCCTCGGCCAGCCGTCTTTGCCGTAGTAACGAATCGATCCCTTCTCGCGGATCAGTCGAAACCCATGTCCCTGGAGCAGCCGGACCATCTCGTTGAAGGACACATCGTCGCTCCTACACGGTCTTTCCCACGGAGCATACGCTTATCCTCGACCTCCCACCAGCCCAGGGCCACTGTCCCGGCGGCATGGCCGACCGATTACCCTGTTCGCAAGGCCCGCCGTGAGAACCTCACCCCGATTCGGGAGGTCCGCAAACGAATCTCATCCTTGCAACGACCGACCTTGACGCCCGTCGCCCGGCCGTTATGGCCCGTCAGCTCACCTTCGCTACCAGCATCGTCCGGTCGTCCTCGACGGGGTGGCCTTTGGTGAAGCGGTCGAGGGCCCGGAGGACCGAGGCGATCAGCTCGTCGGCGTCCTCCCGGCAGGTGTAGAGGGAGCGGTCGAGGCGGTCGAGGCCGAAGTAGCGGCCGTCGGGGTCGGTGGCGTCGGTGATGCCGTCGGTGTAGAGCACGAGCTGGTCGCCGGGGGTGAGCGGGGCGGTCGCCTGCTCGTACTGGATGCCGGGGAAGACGCCCAGGGGCAGGCCGCCGACGGCGTCGAGGCCGCCGATCGAGCCGTCGGAGCAGCGCTTCAACCGGGGGGGGTTGTGGCCGGCGTTGGCATAGGAGAGCGTGCGGGTGGCGGGGTCGAAGATGGCGTAGAACGCGGTGACGAAGGCGGCGCCGTCGGCGGTGTAGAGCCGGGAGAGGCGGTCGTTGACGTGTTCGAGCAGCTTCGAGGGCGGGTCGGGGTGGCCGG carries:
- a CDS encoding type II toxin-antitoxin system HicA family toxin, with product MSFNEMVRLLQGHGFRLIREKGSIRYYGKDGWPRLVRVDYHGSREVPVGTMRAILKAAGIDMP
- a CDS encoding type II toxin-antitoxin system HicB family antitoxin gives rise to the protein MIDLPYSLVIEATEDPTFFGFYSPELEGFTGVGHSVEDCLYQARWGMREHVELLRGRSLPVPPESPDPVVTLRNESRPSVA